A genomic region of Xiphophorus couchianus chromosome 18, X_couchianus-1.0, whole genome shotgun sequence contains the following coding sequences:
- the bcl7bb gene encoding B-cell CLL/lymphoma 7 protein family member B-B: protein MNHNSTKMSGRSGRAETRSRAKDDIKKVLAAIEKVRKWEKKWVTVGDTSLRIFKWVPVTETKQIFRTKSTSGEVRGLKDVVIENTNSMLDFTDENSNQSFLSDVYQPKLDNSSSTSSSQHVSPPHTYSLRAEDSQPPMLGQETVDEPVHSGREGADEPPTLIKEDPLTSGTARRRTPDTQDELDESGAPPLKRICTGENNGLR, encoded by the exons ATGAATCATAACAGCACCAAGATGTCGGGACGATCAGGCCGAGCTGAGACCCGAAGTCGGGCTAAAGACGACATTAAAAAGGTTCTGGCAGCCATCGAGAAAGTGCGGAAATG GGAGAAGAAATGGGTTACAGTTGGAGACACATCTTTACGTATTTTCAAGTGGGTTCCAGTAACGGAGACAAAGCAG ATATTTCGCACCAAATCCACTAGTGGAGAGGTCCGGGGTCTCAAAGATGTAGTGATTGAAAACACCAACTCAATGCTGGATTTCACCG ATGAAAACAGCAACCAGAGCTTTCTGTCGGACGTTTATCAGCCAAAACttgacaacagcagcagcacgtCGAGCTCGCAGCACGTCAGCCCTCCACATACCTACAGCCTGCGGGCTGAAGACTCTCAGCCTCCCATGCTCGGACAGGAGACGGTCGACG AACCAGTTCATTCAGGTCGGGAGGGTGCAGACGAGCCGCCGACGCTCATCAAGGAGGACCCGCTTACATCTGGAACTGCCAGGCGGAGAACTCCAGACACTCAG GATGAATTAGATGAATCGGGAGCACCACCTTTAAAGAGGATTTGCACAGGGGAAAATAATGGCTTGAGATAG